In the genome of Paenibacillus pabuli, one region contains:
- a CDS encoding beta-glucoside-specific PTS transporter subunit IIABC, producing MNHDKTAKEILSAVGGNDNINSVIHCVTRLRFNLKDMEAPNKDEIKEIDGVLTVVESGGQFQVVIGNEVPKVYESLVKTMGISPVTSDSNAAQGEKKGLFNRFVDVISGVFMPVVGVLSAAGILKGLLALFITLNWLTEEMSTYKILFATADALFYFFPILLGFSAGKKFGGNPFISATIGAALVYPTMTAAFTEGTAMSFLSIPVVLINYTSSVIPIIIASYLAATFEKWLAKIAPASIKMFFVPLVTLAVITPFVFLAVGPVATLLSDYLAKGAMWVYGLSPIIAGLILAGIWQTVIIFGLHWAFIPILLNNVITNGFDPINGMLFCTTFAQTGAAFAIAIKTRDKRLKPIATSATIAGLMGVTEPAIYGVTLPAKKPFIMASIASGIAGAVAGFMGSNAYGFAGGGVFGIPLFINPKGIDTGFVGFILSVIIAFVLGFILTYIFGYKNASSSVSSKRDQASRVTSDSNESADVSVITPIQTGTEALGEKTVFSPLTGKLIPLTGVGDEAFSSGAMGLGAAIVPTKGVAYAPFDGVVVTIFKTKHAIGLLSEDGVEILIHVGINTVSLKGKHFTSFVSDGDVVKKGDKLVEFDIDGIVAAGLDITTSVIVSNTAVFNDIQVNEQGNVMQGETLITIK from the coding sequence ATGAATCACGACAAAACAGCAAAGGAAATTCTTAGCGCAGTCGGCGGCAATGATAATATTAATAGCGTTATTCACTGTGTAACCCGTCTCAGATTCAATTTGAAAGACATGGAAGCTCCCAATAAAGATGAGATCAAGGAGATTGACGGAGTGCTTACGGTGGTGGAGAGCGGTGGACAATTTCAGGTCGTCATCGGGAATGAAGTACCCAAAGTGTATGAATCTCTCGTAAAAACGATGGGCATCAGTCCGGTAACTTCGGATTCGAATGCGGCTCAAGGCGAAAAAAAGGGATTGTTTAACCGCTTTGTTGATGTCATTTCCGGTGTGTTCATGCCCGTCGTTGGTGTCCTGTCGGCAGCAGGTATCCTCAAAGGACTATTGGCATTGTTCATAACACTGAATTGGCTCACCGAAGAGATGAGCACGTACAAAATTTTGTTTGCAACAGCCGATGCCTTGTTTTATTTCTTCCCCATCCTGCTTGGATTCTCAGCGGGCAAAAAATTCGGGGGTAATCCTTTTATCTCGGCAACCATTGGTGCCGCGCTCGTCTATCCAACCATGACAGCAGCATTTACGGAAGGCACGGCCATGTCCTTTCTCAGCATTCCGGTCGTGTTGATCAACTACACATCGTCAGTTATACCGATCATTATTGCTTCATACCTGGCCGCGACCTTCGAGAAGTGGCTTGCCAAGATTGCGCCTGCTTCCATTAAAATGTTTTTTGTACCGCTGGTTACGCTGGCTGTCATTACACCATTTGTATTCCTGGCCGTGGGTCCGGTGGCAACATTGTTAAGTGACTACCTGGCCAAAGGGGCAATGTGGGTATATGGACTAAGCCCGATTATTGCAGGCTTGATTCTTGCGGGGATCTGGCAGACGGTCATTATCTTCGGATTGCACTGGGCATTTATTCCGATTCTGCTCAACAACGTCATAACGAACGGATTCGATCCAATCAATGGTATGTTGTTTTGCACCACTTTTGCACAGACGGGTGCAGCCTTTGCCATCGCCATCAAAACACGGGATAAACGATTGAAACCGATTGCTACATCCGCAACCATTGCCGGTTTGATGGGTGTAACCGAACCAGCGATCTATGGTGTGACATTGCCTGCCAAGAAGCCTTTTATTATGGCATCCATTGCAAGCGGTATCGCCGGGGCTGTGGCCGGTTTTATGGGTTCCAATGCTTACGGATTTGCCGGTGGCGGTGTGTTCGGTATTCCACTCTTTATTAATCCGAAAGGGATCGATACCGGGTTTGTTGGATTCATCCTGTCTGTCATTATTGCTTTTGTATTGGGCTTTATTCTGACGTACATCTTTGGTTATAAGAATGCATCCTCGTCAGTTTCATCGAAGCGGGATCAAGCATCCCGTGTGACTTCTGATTCGAATGAATCTGCTGACGTTTCTGTCATTACTCCAATCCAGACGGGTACGGAAGCACTGGGGGAGAAAACGGTGTTTAGCCCGCTCACAGGTAAACTGATTCCTTTGACAGGGGTGGGTGACGAAGCATTCTCCAGCGGTGCTATGGGGCTGGGAGCAGCGATCGTACCGACGAAAGGCGTGGCATATGCACCGTTCGATGGTGTGGTAGTTACGATCTTCAAGACGAAACATGCCATTGGCCTGCTGTCCGAGGATGGCGTAGAGATCCTGATCCATGTCGGCATTAATACCGTGAGTCTCAAGGGCAAACATTTTACTTCCTTTGTATCCGACGGGGATGTTGTCAAAAAAGGTGACAAGCTGGTAGAGTTCGATATCGATGGCATCGTGGCCGCTGGCTTGGATATAACGACTTCCGTGATCGTATCCAATACAGCCGTATTCAACGATATTCAGGTTAATGAACAAGGCAATGTTATGCAAGGAGAGACCTTGATTACTATAAAGTAA
- the gdhA gene encoding NADP-specific glutamate dehydrogenase has product MSTITKDSTQVSAAEYVHSVYESVIARNPQESEFHQAVKEILDSLIPVIAAHPKYRENGLLEQLVEPERVITFRVPWVDDQGKVQVNRGFRVQFNSAIGPYKGGLRFHPSVYSGIVKFLGFEQIFKNALTGLPIGGGKGGSDFDPKGKSDLEVMRFTQSFMTELYKYIGSDADVPAGDIGVGAREIGYMFGQYKRISGGHEAGVLTGKGLLYGGSLARKEATGFGCVYFVKEMLASKGLSFKDSTVVVSGSGNVSIYAIQKAQELGANVVACSDSGGYIYDAQGINLDTVKRLKEVDRLRISEYVKEHPHAVYTEGCEGIWSIPCDIALPCATQNEIDEQAAALLVQGGVKAIGEGANMPSTLAAIDVFHKEGVLFGPAKAANAGGVAVSALEMSQNSMRLSWSFEEVDAKLHDIMSNIYTSCVQAADEYGCAGNLLAGANIAGFLKVADAMLAQGIV; this is encoded by the coding sequence GTGTCGACTATAACTAAGGATTCAACTCAAGTATCTGCAGCAGAGTATGTTCATTCCGTTTACGAATCGGTTATCGCCAGAAATCCACAGGAAAGTGAATTCCATCAGGCTGTCAAAGAGATCCTGGACTCGCTAATTCCGGTCATTGCAGCTCACCCGAAATATCGGGAGAATGGCTTGCTTGAACAGCTTGTTGAGCCAGAACGTGTCATTACGTTCCGCGTGCCTTGGGTAGATGATCAAGGCAAGGTACAAGTAAACCGTGGATTCCGTGTACAGTTCAACAGCGCAATTGGACCTTACAAAGGCGGACTTCGTTTCCACCCTTCCGTTTACTCGGGAATCGTTAAATTTCTTGGGTTCGAACAAATTTTCAAAAATGCCCTGACTGGCCTGCCAATCGGCGGTGGTAAAGGTGGTTCCGACTTCGATCCAAAAGGAAAATCAGATCTGGAAGTTATGCGTTTCACTCAAAGCTTCATGACGGAGCTGTACAAATATATCGGTTCCGATGCGGACGTACCTGCCGGCGACATCGGTGTAGGTGCACGGGAAATCGGTTATATGTTCGGACAGTACAAACGCATCAGTGGTGGACACGAAGCTGGCGTACTCACAGGTAAAGGCTTGCTGTACGGAGGAAGTCTTGCACGTAAGGAAGCTACAGGATTCGGATGCGTGTACTTTGTGAAGGAAATGCTGGCATCCAAAGGACTGAGCTTCAAGGACAGCACGGTGGTTGTCTCCGGTTCGGGTAATGTATCCATCTATGCCATTCAGAAGGCTCAGGAGCTTGGAGCTAATGTTGTGGCGTGTAGTGACTCCGGTGGTTACATCTATGATGCTCAAGGAATCAATCTGGATACCGTAAAAAGATTAAAAGAGGTTGACCGTCTGCGGATCAGCGAATATGTCAAAGAGCATCCACATGCCGTGTATACCGAAGGCTGTGAAGGCATCTGGTCTATCCCGTGTGATATCGCGCTGCCGTGTGCAACGCAAAATGAAATCGACGAACAGGCTGCTGCATTGCTCGTGCAAGGCGGAGTTAAAGCGATCGGTGAAGGAGCGAATATGCCTTCCACTCTGGCTGCGATTGACGTTTTCCATAAAGAAGGCGTTCTGTTTGGACCAGCCAAAGCAGCGAATGCTGGAGGAGTTGCCGTGTCCGCACTTGAAATGTCGCAGAACAGCATGCGGTTGTCCTGGTCATTTGAAGAAGTGGACGCCAAGCTGCATGACATTATGTCGAACATCTACACCAGCTGTGTTCAGGCAGCGGATGAGTACGGCTGTGCGGGTAACCTGCTTGCCGGAGCGAACATCGCCGGCTTCCTGAAGGTGGCAGATGCCATGCTCGCGCAAGGTATCGTCTAA
- a CDS encoding NADPH-dependent FMN reductase, whose translation MSKLNIGIILGSTREGRLSPQVGEWVKQIADARGDANYEIVDIADYKLPLLGEADATEQATAWNAKLASLDGFVFIVQEYNHSISASLKNALDYAREAWNNKAAGIVSYGSVGGARAAEHLRGILGELSVADVRVHPALSLFTDFENGTTFKPADLHLTNLNGMLDQVLSWSGALKTVRS comes from the coding sequence ATGTCGAAACTTAACATTGGAATTATTCTTGGGAGCACACGTGAGGGGCGTTTGAGCCCACAGGTTGGAGAATGGGTAAAACAGATTGCGGATGCACGTGGAGATGCCAACTATGAGATCGTGGATATTGCTGATTACAAGCTGCCTCTCTTGGGAGAAGCGGATGCAACGGAGCAGGCTACTGCTTGGAATGCGAAGCTGGCAAGTCTGGATGGGTTCGTATTCATTGTACAGGAGTATAACCACAGCATCTCCGCATCGTTGAAGAATGCACTGGATTACGCACGTGAGGCATGGAACAATAAGGCGGCAGGCATTGTAAGTTATGGTTCAGTAGGTGGTGCACGTGCAGCAGAACATCTGCGGGGCATTCTAGGTGAGTTGTCGGTTGCTGATGTTCGTGTTCATCCGGCACTGTCGCTGTTTACCGATTTTGAGAACGGAACGACCTTTAAACCGGCCGATCTGCATCTGACCAATCTGAACGGCATGCTGGATCAGGTGCTGTCCTGGAGCGGAGCTCTAAAAACGGTACGTTCATAA
- the eutH gene encoding ethanolamine utilization protein EutH has product MSINDIVMIIIAFFLVLGAVDKALGNRMGLGKAFTEGIMAMGTLALVMVGIVSLAPFLASILIPIISPMYEAIGADPASFANTILAVDMGGYALASQMAQSDQAGLFAWVFLGTMFGPTIVFTIPVALGILDRKDHPYFAKGVLIGISTIPVGCLVGGLVAGIDVTVIYRNLIIPILLSVLIIVGLRFFTKQTVRWFKIFGSGITLLSLFGLVAIAVKTLTGWALIPNMAPLSEGIMTVGTITIVLAGAFPMVAVINKTCKAPLERAGRLLNLDAPTTAGLVASLAHNIPTFRLVRDMNPRGKVISIAFAVSGSFVLGGHLGFVAGMDKTMVTAMIVGKLAGGISAALVASWATPAKTQTKNKIG; this is encoded by the coding sequence ATGTCTATTAATGATATCGTCATGATCATCATTGCCTTCTTTCTGGTGCTTGGTGCCGTGGACAAGGCTCTCGGGAACCGGATGGGACTGGGGAAGGCGTTTACGGAAGGGATCATGGCTATGGGGACGCTCGCACTGGTGATGGTAGGGATTGTATCTTTGGCGCCCTTTCTCGCAAGCATTCTTATCCCAATTATTTCGCCTATGTATGAAGCGATCGGTGCTGATCCAGCATCGTTCGCCAATACCATTCTGGCCGTGGATATGGGCGGATACGCTTTGGCGAGTCAGATGGCACAGAGTGATCAGGCAGGACTCTTCGCTTGGGTGTTCCTCGGAACGATGTTCGGACCGACCATTGTGTTCACGATTCCCGTTGCGCTAGGTATTCTGGATCGGAAGGATCATCCGTACTTTGCCAAGGGTGTGTTAATCGGCATCAGTACCATTCCTGTCGGTTGTTTAGTTGGGGGTCTGGTAGCAGGCATTGATGTCACAGTCATCTATAGAAACCTGATTATCCCAATTCTGCTGTCTGTACTCATCATAGTAGGTTTGCGCTTTTTTACGAAACAGACCGTGAGATGGTTTAAAATATTTGGAAGCGGTATCACCTTATTGTCCCTGTTCGGGCTGGTAGCTATAGCCGTAAAGACCCTCACAGGTTGGGCACTCATCCCGAATATGGCTCCACTCTCGGAAGGGATCATGACCGTGGGAACAATCACCATTGTGCTGGCTGGCGCATTCCCAATGGTGGCTGTCATTAATAAGACATGTAAAGCACCGCTTGAACGCGCAGGCCGATTGCTAAACTTGGATGCGCCGACAACAGCTGGACTTGTCGCTTCACTCGCTCACAATATTCCGACCTTTCGGTTGGTTAGAGATATGAATCCAAGAGGTAAAGTGATCAGCATTGCTTTTGCTGTTAGTGGATCATTTGTACTTGGTGGACATTTAGGGTTCGTTGCGGGGATGGATAAAACAATGGTAACTGCCATGATTGTGGGCAAGCTTGCAGGTGGCATCAGTGCGGCGCTGGTAGCATCATGGGCAACACCAGCCAAAACCCAAACGAAAAATAAAATCGGATAA
- a CDS encoding DUF4038 domain-containing protein has translation MKVNIAANRRTFEEQGESFFYLADTVWSAFTNATLAEWEEYLDYRKMQGFNVLQINVLRQWDASESDLDLEPFKLLEDGSTDYGTFNDAYFDRAEEMLRMAVERGFTPALVLLWCNYVPDTWATKFQKNSKMPLDAVEPYVTYAVSRFSKFDPIYLVSGDTDFPSNEAIAYYQTALETVNRLNPSSLTTLHIQGRLQDIPEKFMNHEGLDFYMYQSGHNSEFQYMSHEIAEHFYNQPQVRPVINGEPCYEQISYSRNVYGRYSAWDARKAAWQSLLAGGGAGVTYGAHGIWSWHKKGKKFGIVEGEGFDSPYDWRAALRFEGAWDYSFMKYLFLQYKLVGVKPLDIVLNATKEIRAAGNEDTLVLYVPVNTKVRLNFPVAEYQFTTIDLVHRRFAQTDAFRENDYGVLPMHEFEHDVLVIGTKK, from the coding sequence ATGAAGGTTAACATTGCCGCAAACCGCAGGACGTTTGAGGAACAAGGAGAATCGTTTTTCTATTTGGCCGATACCGTTTGGAGTGCGTTTACCAATGCTACGCTGGCTGAATGGGAAGAGTATCTGGATTATCGCAAAATGCAGGGATTCAATGTGTTGCAAATCAATGTGCTGCGTCAATGGGATGCCAGCGAATCTGATCTCGATCTAGAGCCATTCAAGCTGTTGGAGGATGGATCTACAGATTATGGCACATTCAATGATGCCTACTTCGACCGTGCGGAAGAGATGCTTCGAATGGCAGTAGAACGAGGTTTTACACCTGCACTTGTGCTTTTATGGTGCAATTACGTACCTGATACATGGGCTACGAAGTTTCAGAAGAACAGCAAAATGCCGCTTGATGCCGTCGAGCCATATGTCACTTACGCTGTGAGTCGTTTCTCGAAGTTTGATCCAATCTATCTGGTCAGCGGGGATACGGATTTTCCATCCAATGAGGCGATTGCTTATTATCAAACAGCACTGGAGACGGTGAATCGATTAAATCCATCCAGTTTGACGACGCTGCACATTCAAGGAAGATTGCAGGACATACCGGAGAAATTTATGAATCATGAAGGACTGGATTTCTATATGTATCAGTCTGGACATAATTCTGAATTTCAATATATGTCACATGAGATTGCAGAACATTTCTATAACCAACCACAAGTGCGCCCCGTGATCAATGGTGAGCCATGTTATGAACAGATCAGTTATAGCCGTAACGTATATGGACGGTATTCTGCATGGGATGCTCGCAAGGCGGCGTGGCAAAGTCTGCTTGCTGGAGGGGGTGCCGGAGTGACTTACGGTGCACATGGCATCTGGAGCTGGCACAAAAAAGGCAAGAAATTCGGCATCGTGGAGGGTGAAGGCTTCGACAGTCCTTATGATTGGAGAGCGGCTCTTCGCTTCGAAGGCGCTTGGGACTATTCATTTATGAAGTATCTCTTCCTTCAATATAAGCTGGTTGGTGTGAAGCCACTGGATATCGTATTGAATGCTACCAAAGAAATTCGTGCTGCTGGCAACGAGGACACGCTGGTCCTTTACGTTCCTGTAAATACCAAGGTTCGGCTCAATTTTCCTGTGGCAGAGTACCAGTTTACAACGATTGATCTGGTACATCGTCGCTTTGCTCAGACAGATGCGTTCCGTGAGAACGATTACGGCGTACTCCCGATGCATGAGTTTGAACATGATGTGCTGGTTATTGGCACAAAAAAGTAA
- a CDS encoding LacI family DNA-binding transcriptional regulator, translating into MKIDDIARLAGVSKAAVSLAFNNKPGVSEQTREHILNIAQAHGYKPRTIKTGREVQKSNAIIRFVACKNTDIITEHYDSLPFFNELIHHITDQVKQHGNTLVISSIDVQDLQYELQALEKEQPSAGILLLGINLTPPMIEAIQSIHANVVILDTAFEHVDANFVSINNSLGGYQAGKHLVKLGHSHIGYVKSSTRIPNFIKREEGFRTALAEHHLTIDEALTFDLQPMLVMPQEHLQQSISLLHERPTAIFCENDYMAISTIKSLQNIGLRVPEDISVMGFDNIFEAKVISPELTTVHVKKDMLAKTAVNRIMDNLDSVQKNAAHIYVNTEIVERRSCMPIAASNQF; encoded by the coding sequence TTGAAAATTGATGATATTGCGAGGCTGGCCGGTGTATCCAAAGCAGCTGTCTCTCTTGCTTTTAACAATAAACCTGGCGTGAGCGAGCAGACCCGAGAACATATACTGAATATTGCACAAGCTCATGGATACAAACCGAGAACGATCAAAACTGGAAGAGAAGTCCAGAAGTCCAATGCTATTATTCGTTTTGTGGCCTGTAAAAATACAGACATAATTACAGAGCATTATGATTCTCTTCCATTCTTTAATGAGCTGATTCACCATATTACAGATCAGGTCAAACAGCACGGCAATACGCTTGTCATTTCATCCATCGATGTGCAGGATTTGCAGTATGAATTGCAAGCCCTGGAAAAGGAACAGCCCTCGGCGGGTATTTTGTTACTCGGTATCAATTTGACCCCACCCATGATCGAAGCCATTCAATCCATTCATGCCAATGTGGTCATTCTGGATACAGCGTTTGAACATGTGGATGCGAACTTTGTTTCCATTAATAATAGCTTGGGCGGATACCAGGCGGGCAAACATCTGGTTAAACTCGGGCATAGCCATATTGGCTACGTGAAATCCAGTACCCGTATTCCGAACTTTATCAAACGCGAGGAAGGCTTCCGGACAGCTCTGGCAGAGCACCATCTGACCATTGATGAGGCATTGACGTTTGATCTGCAACCGATGCTGGTTATGCCGCAAGAACATCTGCAACAGTCCATCAGTCTTCTTCATGAACGGCCTACGGCCATTTTTTGCGAAAACGATTATATGGCGATCAGTACGATCAAATCATTACAGAATATCGGTCTCCGGGTACCCGAAGATATTTCGGTGATGGGATTTGACAATATTTTTGAAGCCAAAGTTATCAGTCCCGAATTGACAACCGTTCATGTTAAAAAGGACATGCTGGCCAAAACTGCCGTGAATCGGATTATGGATAACCTGGATAGTGTCCAGAAGAACGCAGCTCACATATATGTGAATACGGAAATTGTGGAGCGCAGATCCTGTATGCCTATTGCTGCCTCAAATCAATTCTAG
- a CDS encoding cation:proton antiporter regulatory subunit: MHFKETDLPGIGRKYWLHTRSGEHLVIVIHNDERRDLFHMESGDSPEELGDMVSLVTLDDDEARAVAAIVGGMTYKPTFQDEREVMLEGLLIEWLRIEPHSESIGRTIGELNIRQATGAVILAVVEKNRTKQFNPGPDYTFTAGATVVVAGERDQIKLLKQLLSNGRL; encoded by the coding sequence ATGCACTTTAAAGAGACGGATTTGCCGGGAATTGGTCGCAAATATTGGCTGCATACACGAAGCGGTGAGCATCTGGTCATTGTCATCCATAATGATGAGCGTCGTGATCTGTTTCACATGGAATCAGGCGATTCGCCTGAAGAACTGGGAGACATGGTGTCACTGGTCACACTGGATGATGATGAGGCCCGTGCGGTGGCGGCTATCGTCGGTGGTATGACGTACAAACCAACCTTTCAGGATGAGCGTGAAGTGATGCTGGAGGGACTGTTAATTGAATGGCTCCGTATTGAGCCTCATTCAGAGAGCATAGGAAGAACGATCGGAGAACTGAATATTCGCCAGGCAACAGGAGCAGTTATTCTGGCTGTGGTGGAGAAGAACAGGACGAAACAGTTTAATCCAGGTCCGGATTATACTTTTACTGCGGGGGCTACGGTTGTTGTCGCTGGTGAACGGGATCAGATTAAACTGTTAAAACAATTATTATCCAATGGACGGCTATAG
- a CDS encoding pentapeptide repeat-containing protein gives MTNQAFSSNQATLHLSADCEQCFGLCCVALPYGKSSDFAFDKSSGTPCPNLRTDNRCAIHTQLRQKGFKGCTVYDCFGAGQKLSQITYGGKDWRDHPESASEMFDCLPVMKQLHEMMSYINEMLQHPETSYIHSELQNVYRETERLTDLEPSALLRLDIPAHRAGVNELLVQASEMVRAKVPASGKGPSKSKTKKRTGRDFLGANLKSADLRGASFRGALMIAADLRNADMRNTDLIGADLRDANLSGADLRGSIFLTQSQLNSANGSAATKLPDHLNIPSHWL, from the coding sequence ATGACTAACCAAGCATTCAGTAGCAATCAGGCTACTCTGCATTTAAGCGCAGACTGCGAGCAATGTTTTGGTCTATGCTGTGTCGCCTTGCCGTATGGCAAATCCTCCGACTTTGCTTTTGATAAATCCAGTGGTACCCCCTGTCCCAATCTCCGTACCGATAACCGCTGTGCCATCCATACACAGCTGCGGCAGAAAGGGTTCAAGGGGTGTACAGTGTATGATTGTTTTGGAGCTGGTCAGAAACTATCGCAAATTACATATGGAGGCAAGGATTGGCGCGATCATCCCGAATCTGCTTCTGAGATGTTCGATTGTTTGCCTGTCATGAAGCAGCTTCATGAGATGATGAGCTATATCAATGAAATGCTACAGCACCCGGAAACATCATATATCCATTCCGAATTGCAGAACGTGTATCGGGAAACGGAACGACTAACCGATCTCGAGCCATCTGCTCTATTACGCCTTGATATTCCCGCACATCGGGCGGGGGTAAACGAACTGCTTGTACAGGCCAGCGAGATGGTGCGGGCAAAGGTTCCAGCTTCGGGTAAGGGACCATCCAAATCGAAGACCAAAAAGCGTACCGGAAGAGACTTTCTAGGAGCCAATCTTAAAAGCGCTGACCTTCGGGGTGCAAGCTTTAGAGGTGCCTTAATGATAGCGGCTGATTTACGAAACGCAGATATGAGAAACACCGATCTGATCGGGGCCGACTTGCGGGATGCGAATTTGAGCGGAGCGGATCTCAGAGGCAGCATCTTTCTGACACAATCCCAGCTCAACTCGGCAAATGGAAGCGCTGCTACCAAGTTGCCGGATCATTTAAACATTCCCTCACACTGGCTGTAG
- a CDS encoding Gfo/Idh/MocA family protein, which produces MWRIGIVGTGYWSEKHIKAWQFIADAEIKGICDRDAATLNDKSDRFNIPAVYRYLDVASMLEEADVDVLDIITPPDTHLELVKLAAAAGKHIMCQKPFARSIEEAEEMVRIAEDAGVRLMVTENWRWLEPFQLIKKLLGEDAVGNLNTIRYIHTDFYSPRFAPEQHLPQPFFRDMPQLLFYEMGVHWFDTWRFLFGEPERLYAETRKISSYTVGEDSGMVMLGYPNYVGLMDMSWATRRELDEPLPDRVLPDHKEQLIIEGDKASIKLYKDGRLTMIDNAGVETVLAEQTELNYEDSHLKLQSHFIECLNTGAEFQTSGSDNVKTLRLVFDTYDSAANHNVQRYEEGK; this is translated from the coding sequence ATGTGGAGAATCGGTATTGTGGGTACGGGATACTGGTCGGAAAAACACATTAAGGCTTGGCAGTTTATTGCCGATGCCGAAATTAAAGGAATATGCGATAGGGATGCGGCAACCCTGAATGATAAATCAGATAGGTTCAACATCCCGGCTGTGTATCGTTACTTGGATGTGGCATCCATGCTTGAAGAGGCTGACGTCGATGTGCTGGATATTATCACACCCCCGGATACACACTTGGAGCTAGTGAAGCTTGCCGCAGCGGCTGGTAAACATATCATGTGCCAGAAACCATTTGCCCGCTCCATTGAGGAAGCCGAAGAAATGGTTCGGATTGCTGAAGATGCTGGCGTACGCCTCATGGTGACGGAGAATTGGCGATGGCTTGAGCCTTTTCAGTTGATCAAGAAGCTTTTGGGAGAAGATGCGGTTGGTAACCTGAACACGATTCGTTATATTCATACGGACTTTTACTCACCACGATTTGCACCGGAGCAGCATCTGCCACAGCCTTTTTTTAGAGATATGCCACAGTTGCTGTTTTATGAGATGGGTGTACATTGGTTTGATACATGGCGATTTCTGTTCGGCGAGCCTGAACGATTATATGCTGAGACTCGCAAGATAAGTTCTTACACGGTAGGAGAAGATAGCGGCATGGTCATGCTCGGTTATCCAAACTATGTGGGATTGATGGACATGAGCTGGGCAACACGACGTGAGTTGGATGAACCTTTGCCGGATCGGGTGCTGCCAGATCACAAGGAGCAGTTGATCATCGAAGGCGATAAGGCTTCCATCAAACTTTACAAGGATGGACGGTTGACTATGATCGATAATGCTGGTGTCGAAACTGTACTGGCTGAACAGACGGAACTGAATTACGAGGACAGTCATCTTAAACTGCAATCCCACTTTATTGAATGCCTGAATACTGGAGCGGAATTTCAGACCAGCGGTTCGGATAATGTCAAAACGCTTCGCCTGGTGTTTGATACGTATGACAGTGCAGCCAACCATAACGTGCAACGGTATGAAGAGGGGAAATAA
- a CDS encoding GreA/GreB family elongation factor, translated as MNHRTSSQNCREMLVNQLIILGEEKRTFLDAYFDVRDPERLQMERLLATYTAYVEKLLLGSDEALDSMVLIGSLIRFEYVDFHTSDSFTIVMPDDADPDAGHISFLSPVGRQLLLGLKGEVRSINIPAGSMRVRITDITLNNESLNRMSTGGADHAL; from the coding sequence ATGAACCATAGAACCTCCTCTCAAAATTGCAGAGAAATGCTGGTGAACCAGCTCATTATATTGGGTGAAGAGAAAAGAACATTTCTCGACGCCTATTTCGACGTGCGTGATCCAGAGCGTTTGCAGATGGAACGGCTGCTCGCGACCTATACAGCGTATGTGGAGAAGCTGCTCCTTGGTTCGGATGAAGCTCTGGACTCGATGGTGCTTATTGGCAGCTTGATCCGATTTGAATACGTTGACTTCCACACATCCGATTCATTCACCATAGTTATGCCGGATGATGCGGACCCGGACGCGGGGCATATTTCTTTTCTCTCCCCTGTAGGCCGGCAATTACTGCTTGGACTCAAGGGAGAAGTGAGGTCGATTAATATACCAGCTGGCTCCATGCGGGTGCGTATTACGGATATTACGTTAAATAATGAATCTTTGAATCGGATGTCCACTGGGGGTGCAGATCATGCACTTTAA